CCACGTGCGCGGCGCGTTCACCGACGCGGTCGCCGATCGGATGGGCCGGTTCGAGCAGGCGGATCACGGAACGCTGTTCCTCGACGAGATAGGCAACATGAGCCAGAACCTCCAGGTGAAGCTCCTCCGCGTGCTGCAGGAGAAGGAGTTCAGCCCCCTCGGGAGCACGCGGCACGTCTCGACCGACGTCCGCATCATCGCGGCGACCAACAGCGACTTGAAGGAGGAGATGGAGGCGAAGCGGTTCCGCGAGGATCTCTACTACCGGCTCAACGTGATCCACGTGGCGCTTCCCAGGCTCGCGGATCGCCGCGAGGATCTGCCGATGCTGATTCAGCACTTCCTCGGCAAGTGCTGCGCCGAGAACCAGCGCGGGCCGAAGGTGTGGTCGCCGGCGGCGCTGAGGGCGCTCCTCGCGTACGAGTGGCCGGGAAACGTGCGGCAGCTCGAAAACGTCATCGAGCGCGCCGTGGCGCTCTCGGGAGACCGGAGCGTGCTCGATGCGGAGGACCTGATCGACGAGATTCGCCAGCGGGGCGGGACGGAGCGCGTGGACGTGGCGCTCGAGCCCGACGGCATCGCCCTCGACCGGGCCGTCGGAAACTACGAGGAGAAACTGCTCCTCCAGGCGCTCGAGAGATCCGGATGGGTCAAGACGCGGGCGGCCAGGCTCCTGAACATCAAGCGGACCACGCTGATCGAGAAAATGAAGCGTCTCGGAATCCCGCTTCGGTACGAAAAGGTGGCGTCGTCGGGCACGTGACGCGAAGACGCGGGCCGGGCCTGATTGAGCGGGGCCGAGGGCCTGTGGTATTCTCGGCCATCGGTGGGAGGCACGGGTCATTCCAATCATTCTGATCTCCGACGAGGCGGGACTGTTCGTCGCCCTCGAGACCTCGCCGGTCCTGCGCATCGGCTGCACGCTGGTCCCGATCCGATCCGCGGCCGAGCTGCCCGCCCAGGCCGCCACGGTTTCCCCCGACCTCATCCTCCTCGACGCCGAGTGCCTCGGCGACGGGCTTCATCCCGCGCTCCGGACGCTCAAGCTCGATCGAAAGCTGCAGCACGTTCCCATCATCGTCGCCACGAAGGACACCGAGAGGTGCCGCTCGTGGGTCTCGGCCTCCGACGTCGTTCTCCCGAAGCCGGTGGACCCCGAGGAGGTCGTGACGAGCCTGAAGAAGCTTCTCCCGCTGCCGCGGCGGGCCGGGCCCCGGGTGCCGCTCGCGGTCCCGGTCGTCTGCCATCTGGGTCGCCGCCGCGTCACGCTACAGCTCAAGGACATCGCGAGCGGAGGCGTGTTCATTCGCACTCCCGAGGCGCTGACCCG
This region of Acidobacteriota bacterium genomic DNA includes:
- a CDS encoding sigma-54-dependent Fis family transcriptional regulator, whose protein sequence is MRVTPKVLVVDDDPGIRATFEEMLRSCGCDVESSADGESALHAIKNEAYEVVFVDYRLPKADGMEILAEVKAFHPETEVVVITGEGNEQLVRAAFKSGALDYITKPVRIADLEIVVHQALERQRLRRENQELRRQNRDLKLLIDSKYSFKNIIGSTLVMRHVFDLIKRVAPTRSTILLTGESGTGKELIARAIHHESDRSDRPFVAVNCGALPDNLLEDELFGHVRGAFTDAVADRMGRFEQADHGTLFLDEIGNMSQNLQVKLLRVLQEKEFSPLGSTRHVSTDVRIIAATNSDLKEEMEAKRFREDLYYRLNVIHVALPRLADRREDLPMLIQHFLGKCCAENQRGPKVWSPAALRALLAYEWPGNVRQLENVIERAVALSGDRSVLDAEDLIDEIRQRGGTERVDVALEPDGIALDRAVGNYEEKLLLQALERSGWVKTRAARLLNIKRTTLIEKMKRLGIPLRYEKVASSGT